In Desulfotignum phosphitoxidans DSM 13687, a single window of DNA contains:
- a CDS encoding phosphoglycerate kinase — MRSVQEIDMAGKRVFVRVDYNLPMDEQGKITDDNRIRQTLDLIAYLQDQQAKIILASHLGRPKSGYEKKFSLAPVAEHLSALLKKKVMFASDCIGSPVTDQVTAMKNGDILLLENLRFHKEEKSNDPGFARKLAGLCDVYVNNAFAVSHREQASVTGMVAHVPEAGAGFLLEREMNAYADAFENPKRPLVAVIGGAKVSSKLAALENMLNTVDQMIIGGAMANTFLLSQGIDTKASLIEPDLKDTAARILNKAQEKRIAVHLPEDLVVADSFAQTAQTKTVALNAVPDGWMIMDIGPKTAETFMRNLAGAKTIVWNGPMGVFEMPGFMAGTCAVARGIADADAFSFVGGGDTGLAARQCNVFDQVSYVSTGGGAFLHLMEGKPLPGVVALG; from the coding sequence ATGAGATCGGTTCAAGAAATTGATATGGCAGGCAAGCGGGTATTTGTCCGGGTGGATTATAATCTGCCCATGGATGAACAGGGAAAGATCACCGATGATAATCGAATACGGCAGACACTGGATTTGATTGCGTATCTTCAGGACCAGCAGGCAAAAATAATTCTGGCCTCCCATCTGGGACGGCCCAAGAGCGGATATGAAAAAAAGTTCAGCCTGGCCCCGGTGGCCGAACATCTGTCCGCACTTTTAAAGAAAAAAGTGATGTTTGCGTCCGATTGCATCGGATCCCCGGTGACCGATCAGGTGACGGCCATGAAAAATGGGGATATCCTGCTGCTGGAAAATTTGAGATTTCATAAAGAGGAAAAATCCAATGATCCCGGATTCGCTCGAAAACTGGCCGGTTTGTGTGATGTGTATGTAAACAACGCCTTTGCCGTATCCCATCGGGAACAGGCGTCGGTTACCGGCATGGTGGCCCATGTGCCCGAGGCAGGGGCCGGGTTTCTGCTGGAACGAGAAATGAATGCATATGCGGATGCGTTTGAAAATCCCAAAAGACCCTTGGTGGCGGTGATCGGGGGCGCCAAAGTATCCAGCAAGCTGGCAGCGTTGGAGAATATGCTCAACACAGTGGATCAGATGATCATCGGCGGTGCCATGGCCAACACTTTTCTGCTCAGTCAGGGCATTGACACCAAGGCATCTCTGATAGAACCGGATTTGAAGGATACGGCAGCCAGAATTCTTAACAAAGCCCAAGAAAAAAGGATTGCCGTCCATTTGCCCGAGGATCTGGTGGTGGCGGATTCATTTGCACAAACCGCTCAGACCAAAACAGTGGCACTAAATGCAGTGCCCGACGGATGGATGATCATGGATATCGGGCCGAAAACCGCTGAAACGTTTATGCGGAACCTTGCCGGGGCAAAAACCATTGTATGGAACGGTCCCATGGGTGTGTTTGAAATGCCTGGGTTCATGGCCGGGACCTGTGCCGTTGCCCGGGGCATTGCCGATGCCGATGCCTTCAGTTTTGTGGGCGGCGGTGATACCGGTCTGGCTGCCAGACAATGCAACGTGTTTGATCAGGTGTCTTATGTATCCACCGGGGGGGGCGCATTTTTACATTTGATGGAGGGCAAGCCGTTGCCGGGCGTCGTGGCTTTGGGATAA